The Oculatellaceae cyanobacterium genome contains a region encoding:
- a CDS encoding AAA family ATPase has protein sequence MYLLRVQVPDFRVLKGVDITFEKEFNPRIFPIGSQNGGGKSTLLQLIFILLYCSGHPERIPYLKNMIYGFQVHEKTEKKVLSIIDIIDNDKIVQLHFFSCTSYYIEQLLSLENESNEPKDDLFTTLETIKQMRKQLFASEKQLEIVNDNIQLVDIESRKNLEEKLKQLKGKIFILNHRLSSLLNSSKKILDRLKLKNIIHISNYSSNGTENEKEALFCLINNLDSTIEPEAFLTELSNKIFLAAPSTQVLLFLPHDIRKMLFQEEDKHSLNMAYYSYIREAKNKLRGLFLYDFLAVDLIVSSFKSARDKDFKEAIETGEYGNNYKLLLNDLNSLLGNKQINLTTDLSGVTFKINKDNELVELAPEDLSHGELKRLSIYMWLKYRNIENAIVLMDEIEIAFHPDWQYQIVSDLNQWEPSNQYILATHSYELCQALTPAHVKELEPRLMKQSPGQV, from the coding sequence ATGTATTTACTTAGAGTCCAAGTTCCTGATTTTCGTGTTCTCAAAGGAGTTGATATCACCTTTGAAAAAGAATTTAACCCAAGGATATTTCCAATAGGTAGCCAAAATGGCGGTGGCAAAAGTACTTTATTGCAGTTAATTTTTATATTATTATATTGCTCTGGACATCCAGAAAGGATTCCTTACTTGAAAAATATGATTTATGGGTTTCAAGTACATGAAAAAACTGAAAAAAAAGTATTATCAATAATTGACATTATTGATAATGATAAAATTGTTCAGCTTCATTTTTTTTCATGCACAAGCTATTATATCGAACAGTTACTAAGTCTGGAAAATGAAAGTAATGAACCAAAAGATGATTTATTTACAACTTTAGAAACAATAAAACAAATGAGAAAACAATTGTTTGCTTCAGAAAAACAATTGGAAATAGTAAATGATAATATTCAGTTAGTAGATATAGAAAGCAGAAAAAATCTTGAAGAAAAGCTAAAGCAGTTAAAAGGAAAAATTTTTATTCTTAATCATCGGCTATCTTCATTACTGAATAGTAGTAAAAAAATACTAGATCGGTTAAAATTAAAAAATATTATACACATTAGCAACTACTCATCTAATGGCACTGAAAATGAAAAAGAAGCATTATTTTGCTTGATAAATAATTTAGATTCAACAATAGAACCAGAAGCATTTTTAACTGAATTATCTAACAAGATTTTTTTAGCCGCTCCTTCTACGCAAGTTTTACTTTTTCTACCTCATGACATCAGAAAAATGTTATTCCAAGAAGAAGATAAACACTCCCTCAACATGGCTTATTATTCATATATAAGAGAAGCGAAAAACAAATTACGTGGGCTTTTTTTATATGATTTTTTAGCTGTAGATCTTATAGTTAGCTCTTTCAAGTCTGCTAGAGACAAAGATTTTAAAGAAGCTATTGAAACAGGAGAATACGGTAATAACTATAAGTTACTATTAAACGATTTAAACTCCCTACTTGGAAATAAACAGATCAATTTAACCACGGATCTTTCTGGAGTAACTTTCAAAATCAATAAAGACAATGAACTTGTAGAACTTGCACCAGAAGATTTAAGTCATGGTGAATTAAAGAGACTAAGTATTTATATGTGGCTCAAATATCGCAATATAGAAAATGCGATCGTACTCATGGATGAAATTGAAATTGCCTTTCATCCAGATTGGCAATACCAAATTGTATCTGATTTAAACCAGTGGGAACCAAGTAATCAATATATCCTTGCAACTCACTCTTATGAACTATGCCAAGCTCTCACACCTGCTCATGTTAAAGAGCTAGAACCAAGGCTTATGAAACAATCGCCAGGACAAGTATGA
- a CDS encoding ATP-dependent Clp protease ATP-binding subunit: MFERLTDKAVKVIIVAQEETRRLGHTLVGTEQILLGLIGEGTSVAAKMLVERGANLQKARKEVEKIIGRGSRFVPEQIPVTPKVKRIFDQALIESQQLGHNYISPEHLLLGLLNEGEGVATRVLQNLHVDLKEVQLAVLKQLTVEAPAEVGTTRQRSQNKTPILDEFGTDLTELAAKGKLDPVVGREREIERAIQILGRRTKNNPVLIGEPGVGKTAIAEGLAQRIINKNVPGTLEDKQVISLDMGSLVAGTKFRGEFEERLKGIVEEVRSSQNIILVIDELHNIIGTGSVQGGLDAANMLKPALARGELQCIGMTTLDEYRKHIEKDAALERRFQPIKVGEPSVVETIEILFGLREAYEQFHKVKIADEAIDAAAKLSDQYISDRFLPDKAIDLIDEAGSRLRVQNTMSPAHRELKRELRQVSKAKQEAVQVQDFDQAGKLRDKELELEGQLKKMATSQDSADIPVVDAEKIAEIVAVWTGVPVSKLTESESAKLLDLEDTLHQRLIGQDQAVTAVSKAIRRARVGLKSPNRPIASFIFSGPTGVGKTELAKALAAHFFGSEEAMIRVDMSEYMESHTVSKLIGSPPGFVGYDEGGQLTEAVRRRPYSVILFDEIEKAHPDIFNMMLQMLDDGRLTDAKGRTVDFKNTLIILTSNLGSKVIEKGGSGLGFEFSEDQAEATYNRMQQRVQEELKAYFRPEFLNRLDDIIVFRQLIFEEVRSIAGIMLREVASRLTEQEITLEVTDKFKDRVVKEGFNPKFGARELRRAIMRLLEDSLAEAMLSGAVNSGDTAVIDVGEDGEVRITRMQKQELVVA, encoded by the coding sequence ATGTTTGAAAGATTAACAGATAAAGCCGTTAAAGTAATCATTGTAGCTCAAGAAGAAACACGGCGTTTAGGGCATACTTTGGTTGGGACTGAACAGATTTTGCTGGGGTTAATTGGAGAAGGAACCAGCGTTGCTGCTAAAATGTTAGTTGAGCGAGGTGCAAATCTCCAAAAAGCACGTAAAGAAGTAGAAAAAATTATCGGTCGTGGTTCTCGATTTGTTCCAGAACAAATTCCTGTCACTCCTAAAGTTAAGCGCATTTTTGACCAAGCTTTAATTGAATCGCAACAATTGGGGCATAATTATATTTCCCCGGAACATTTACTGTTAGGACTACTTAACGAAGGCGAAGGTGTTGCAACTAGAGTGTTGCAAAATCTCCACGTTGACCTCAAAGAAGTCCAATTAGCAGTTCTTAAACAACTGACAGTAGAAGCACCAGCAGAGGTTGGTACTACACGGCAGCGTTCACAAAATAAGACCCCAATTTTAGATGAGTTTGGGACTGATTTGACAGAGTTAGCCGCAAAAGGCAAACTTGATCCTGTTGTGGGTAGAGAGCGAGAAATTGAACGTGCTATCCAGATTTTAGGTCGGCGGACTAAGAATAACCCTGTATTAATTGGTGAACCAGGGGTGGGTAAAACTGCGATCGCAGAAGGTCTAGCTCAACGTATCATTAACAAGAATGTCCCTGGTACTTTAGAAGACAAGCAAGTTATCAGCTTGGATATGGGTTCCTTAGTTGCAGGAACTAAATTTAGAGGTGAATTTGAAGAACGCCTCAAGGGAATTGTTGAGGAAGTTCGCTCATCTCAGAATATTATTTTGGTAATTGATGAGCTTCACAACATTATCGGCACTGGGTCTGTGCAAGGTGGTTTAGATGCTGCCAATATGCTCAAACCAGCTTTGGCGCGGGGTGAGTTGCAGTGCATCGGGATGACTACCTTGGATGAATACCGCAAGCATATTGAGAAGGATGCAGCTTTAGAACGTCGTTTCCAACCAATTAAGGTGGGTGAACCGAGTGTTGTAGAAACGATAGAGATTTTGTTTGGTTTGCGCGAAGCTTATGAGCAATTTCACAAAGTCAAAATTGCTGACGAGGCGATTGATGCAGCAGCTAAGTTATCAGATCAGTATATAAGCGATCGCTTCTTACCAGATAAAGCTATAGACTTAATTGATGAAGCTGGTTCTCGCCTGCGCGTCCAAAATACCATGTCTCCTGCACATCGAGAATTAAAGCGGGAACTGCGCCAAGTTAGCAAAGCCAAACAGGAAGCAGTTCAAGTTCAAGATTTTGATCAAGCAGGGAAGTTGCGCGACAAGGAATTAGAACTTGAAGGGCAACTCAAGAAAATGGCTACATCTCAAGACTCAGCCGATATCCCAGTGGTTGATGCTGAAAAAATCGCTGAAATTGTTGCTGTTTGGACAGGTGTTCCTGTCAGCAAACTCACGGAATCTGAATCAGCAAAGTTGCTCGATTTAGAAGATACCTTACATCAGCGCCTTATTGGTCAAGACCAAGCCGTTACCGCAGTATCTAAAGCTATTCGTCGCGCACGAGTTGGATTAAAAAGTCCTAACCGACCAATCGCTAGTTTTATCTTCTCAGGTCCTACTGGAGTTGGCAAGACAGAATTAGCCAAAGCTTTAGCTGCTCATTTCTTCGGTTCAGAAGAAGCGATGATTCGGGTAGATATGTCGGAATATATGGAAAGCCATACAGTTTCTAAACTGATTGGTTCTCCTCCTGGGTTTGTCGGTTATGACGAAGGCGGACAATTAACAGAAGCAGTGCGTCGCCGTCCTTATTCGGTTATCCTATTCGACGAAATCGAAAAAGCGCATCCCGACATCTTTAATATGATGCTGCAAATGTTAGATGATGGTCGCCTAACTGATGCTAAAGGTCGCACAGTAGACTTTAAGAATACCTTAATCATTCTGACATCTAATTTGGGTTCAAAAGTCATTGAAAAAGGCGGCAGTGGTTTAGGTTTTGAATTTAGCGAAGACCAAGCTGAAGCTACTTATAACCGGATGCAGCAGCGAGTACAAGAAGAACTCAAAGCTTATTTCCGTCCTGAATTTCTCAACCGTCTGGATGACATTATTGTTTTCCGTCAATTAATATTTGAGGAAGTAAGAAGTATCGCAGGTATCATGTTACGTGAAGTTGCTAGTCGTTTAACCGAACAGGAAATTACTCTAGAAGTTACTGACAAATTTAAAGACCGAGTAGTAAAAGAAGGGTTTAATCCTAAGTTTGGTGCAAGAGAATTGCGACGGGCAATTATGCGGTTGTTAGAAGATAGTTTGGCGGAAGCAATGCTGAGTGGCGCTGTTAATAGTGGTGATACTGCTGTTATTGATGTAGGTGAGGATGGCGAGGTGAGAATTACAAGGATGCAGAAGCAAGAATTAGTGGTTGCTTAA
- a CDS encoding glycoside hydrolase family 43 protein, which produces MSQSELATEVLSGDRTYTNPVYDGYFADPFVWEHQGVYYAIGTGAAEAEGEVEEIAQRRVFPLLQSNDFVNWHFAGNALLRPDASLGDNFWAPEVAYFDGKFYLYYSVGHGDKNHQLRVATSNSPLGPYQDIGEPLTDLNSCPFAIDPHPFQDDDGQWYLFYARDFLDTAENVRAGTALMVDRLINMTKLAGEAKVVLRARSDWQLFLANRLMYGSHYDWHTLEGPCVRKHDGRYYCFYSGGCWETESYGVDYGVADSVMGSYSDAGNEAGARVLKTVPGYVIGPGHNSIAIAPDGKTEYIVYHAWDTDKSGRRMCLDKLIWTSNGPRCDGPTWTSQTVNS; this is translated from the coding sequence ATGTCTCAAAGTGAACTGGCGACGGAAGTATTATCTGGCGATCGCACTTACACAAATCCTGTATACGATGGTTATTTTGCCGATCCGTTTGTATGGGAACACCAAGGGGTATATTATGCGATCGGTACTGGTGCAGCAGAAGCAGAGGGAGAAGTAGAGGAAATCGCACAACGGCGCGTTTTTCCTTTGTTGCAGTCCAACGACTTTGTAAACTGGCATTTTGCAGGTAATGCTTTACTACGTCCAGATGCCAGCCTCGGCGATAACTTTTGGGCTCCTGAAGTTGCGTATTTTGATGGTAAGTTTTATCTTTACTACTCAGTAGGACACGGAGATAAAAACCATCAGTTACGGGTTGCAACTAGCAACAGTCCTTTGGGGCCTTATCAAGATATTGGCGAACCTCTAACAGATCTTAATTCCTGCCCTTTCGCCATTGATCCCCATCCATTTCAAGATGACGACGGACAATGGTATTTATTCTACGCCCGTGATTTTCTCGATACAGCAGAAAATGTTCGGGCTGGAACTGCCTTGATGGTAGACCGACTAATCAACATGACGAAACTAGCTGGAGAGGCAAAAGTCGTTCTCCGCGCCCGTAGTGATTGGCAACTGTTTTTGGCTAACCGTTTAATGTACGGATCTCACTATGATTGGCATACATTAGAAGGCCCCTGCGTCCGTAAACATGATGGACGTTACTACTGCTTTTATAGTGGTGGGTGTTGGGAAACTGAAAGCTACGGCGTTGATTATGGCGTTGCTGATAGTGTGATGGGTTCCTACTCCGATGCTGGAAATGAAGCTGGGGCAAGGGTATTGAAAACCGTTCCTGGTTATGTTATAGGTCCTGGTCATAACTCAATTGCGATCGCGCCTGATGGTAAAACCGAGTATATTGTTTACCACGCCTGGGATACAGATAAATCAGGGCGACGAATGTGCTTGGACAAACTGATCTGGACATCAAACGGCCCACGCTGCGATGGCCCAACTTGGACATCACAGACTGTTAACAGCTAA
- a CDS encoding Uma2 family endonuclease: MQPVVLSLDDVGLTEKQFDHLCQANRDWQLERTAKGELIIMPPVGGISGSREADLITDLSLWNRQTKLGKVFSSSTIFRLPNGGDRSPDVAWVRLDRWEALTIEQLERFPPICPDFVIELRSQSVSVGESRTEPLKLLQEKMQEYLDSGLRLGWLINPQNQQVEIYRLGQSVEIVQLPASLSGENALPGFVLDLPIF; this comes from the coding sequence ATGCAACCTGTAGTTTTAAGTTTAGATGATGTTGGTTTAACTGAAAAACAGTTTGACCACCTTTGCCAAGCAAATCGAGATTGGCAACTAGAACGCACAGCCAAAGGAGAACTTATAATTATGCCTCCTGTAGGCGGAATCAGTGGTAGCCGAGAAGCGGATTTAATTACAGATTTAAGTTTATGGAACCGTCAAACGAAACTCGGTAAAGTTTTTAGTTCTTCAACCATTTTTCGTCTCCCCAATGGCGGAGATAGATCTCCTGATGTTGCTTGGGTGAGATTAGACCGATGGGAAGCTTTGACAATAGAACAACTAGAACGGTTTCCGCCAATTTGTCCTGATTTTGTGATTGAGTTGCGTTCGCAAAGCGTCTCCGTAGGAGAATCGCGTACAGAGCCGCTTAAACTACTTCAAGAAAAGATGCAGGAATATCTTGATAGCGGTTTGCGCTTAGGTTGGTTGATTAATCCCCAAAATCAACAGGTAGAAATTTATCGTTTAGGTCAAAGTGTAGAAATTGTGCAGCTTCCGGCTAGTCTATCAGGAGAAAATGCCTTACCTGGATTTGTTTTAGATTTACCTATATTTTAA
- a CDS encoding aromatic ring-hydroxylating dioxygenase subunit alpha yields the protein MKSSLTHINSSSAKVFNNPELFIEGWYWAIRSQDLKMGEAKPVTLQGRDLALYRGKDGNAIALDAYCPHMGAHLAEGKVEGNNIRCFFHHWEFDKTGNCVDIPCLGKALPVNLKTWHTAEKYGMVWVWTGDTPKQPLPFVPELENEECDFAFGSHFFKNCHPNVVMINAIDAHHFNTVHNFPIKIVFRKEELNENAITFSNTTRGGDESLLMKLILPFYKNEGTYSMCYWYGSTGTVTLGPDFLHFYIMFALRLVEGGKTEGQTILITKKRPGLFGWIFNRFVLWLTLMVGNYFAKGDTKIFQTIKFNLKTPTKADKSIIQFIQHYEQQKPLVWGTWENPSTGRGEEAGEVVYSGSRSC from the coding sequence ATGAAGTCAAGTTTAACGCATATTAATTCAAGTTCCGCTAAAGTTTTTAACAATCCTGAGTTATTTATTGAGGGGTGGTATTGGGCAATTCGTTCACAGGATTTAAAGATGGGCGAGGCGAAACCTGTAACGCTGCAAGGAAGAGATTTAGCATTATATCGGGGTAAGGATGGAAATGCGATCGCGCTTGATGCTTATTGTCCTCACATGGGCGCACATTTAGCCGAAGGTAAAGTAGAAGGTAATAATATTCGCTGTTTTTTCCATCATTGGGAATTTGATAAAACCGGAAATTGTGTTGATATTCCCTGTCTAGGAAAAGCATTACCTGTAAACTTAAAAACTTGGCATACTGCTGAAAAATATGGCATGGTTTGGGTTTGGACTGGTGATACTCCTAAACAACCATTACCTTTTGTCCCAGAATTAGAAAATGAAGAATGTGATTTTGCCTTTGGTTCACACTTCTTTAAAAATTGCCATCCCAATGTGGTGATGATTAATGCTATTGATGCCCATCATTTTAATACAGTTCACAACTTTCCTATAAAAATTGTCTTTAGGAAAGAAGAGTTAAACGAGAATGCGATTACTTTCAGTAATACTACTCGCGGCGGTGATGAGTCTTTATTGATGAAGCTAATCCTTCCTTTCTACAAAAATGAAGGTACTTATAGTATGTGTTATTGGTATGGCAGTACGGGGACAGTAACACTAGGTCCCGACTTTCTCCATTTTTATATTATGTTTGCTTTGCGTTTGGTTGAAGGAGGTAAAACTGAAGGTCAAACTATTTTAATTACTAAAAAGCGCCCAGGTTTATTTGGGTGGATTTTTAATAGATTTGTTTTGTGGCTTACTTTAATGGTCGGTAATTATTTTGCTAAAGGAGATACTAAAATTTTTCAAACTATTAAATTTAATTTAAAGACTCCGACTAAGGCGGATAAATCAATTATTCAGTTTATACAGCATTATGAGCAGCAAAAACCTTTAGTTTGGGGAACTTGGGAGAACCCGTCAACAGGGAGGGGAGAGGAAGCGGGAGAGGTTGTATATTCAGGTTCTCGTTCATGTTAG
- a CDS encoding ferritin-like domain-containing protein, whose translation MLARKKTVAGLKLSHISSDDKLTRVLSSALKSRLGSDLSCLGFDSYLYWHPEYFNLHKVAIFQDASEEEQAAILHIANYDLLEEAYFIEKAGVGYMAKMVLLAETLEERMLYALFSSDEVTHFAQISNFLPQQEILGKDNAFLSLLEEVAEIADKTVLLFVLQVVLEGWGLSHYRSLAKSCQNPELSAVFQGFLQDESRHHAAGVTLFEQIAVDDASRNAILHILTLFLRMVQAGPQGVVAAIEKVKGDLSRQQKIRIFEQLDTENHSGTRLNILRSLMQTEGGQIVQELEQRETFQPFSPEKCV comes from the coding sequence ATGTTAGCCAGAAAAAAGACGGTAGCAGGCTTAAAATTATCTCATATTTCATCGGATGATAAGCTTACGCGGGTATTATCTTCTGCTTTGAAAAGTCGTTTGGGGTCTGATTTAAGTTGTTTAGGATTTGATAGTTATTTATACTGGCATCCTGAGTATTTTAATCTTCATAAGGTAGCAATTTTTCAAGATGCTAGTGAAGAAGAACAAGCAGCAATTTTACATATAGCTAACTACGATTTACTTGAGGAAGCTTATTTTATTGAGAAAGCTGGTGTGGGTTATATGGCTAAAATGGTGCTACTGGCGGAAACTCTAGAGGAGCGTATGCTTTATGCACTTTTTAGTTCTGATGAAGTTACTCATTTTGCTCAAATTAGCAACTTTTTACCGCAGCAAGAGATTCTAGGAAAGGATAATGCTTTTTTAAGTTTGTTAGAGGAGGTAGCGGAAATTGCAGATAAAACTGTGTTGTTATTTGTGTTGCAAGTTGTACTGGAAGGATGGGGTTTAAGTCATTACAGAAGTCTGGCAAAAAGTTGTCAAAATCCAGAATTAAGTGCGGTGTTTCAGGGGTTTTTGCAAGATGAATCTCGTCATCATGCTGCTGGAGTTACTTTATTTGAACAGATAGCGGTTGATGATGCAAGTCGGAATGCAATTTTACACATTTTAACTCTATTTTTACGCATGGTGCAAGCTGGACCGCAAGGTGTTGTTGCAGCTATAGAAAAAGTTAAAGGTGATTTATCCCGTCAGCAGAAGATCAGAATTTTTGAGCAATTAGATACAGAAAATCATAGTGGTACTCGTCTTAATATTCTCCGTTCTTTAATGCAAACTGAGGGAGGTCAAATAGTTCAAGAATTAGAACAAAGAGAAACATTTCAACCTTTTTCTCCAGAAAAATGTGTATAA